A stretch of the Actinoalloteichus fjordicus genome encodes the following:
- a CDS encoding glycosyltransferase family 2 protein — MTLLVRDEVDVVAATIEHHFDAGVDLIVATDNGSVDGTVEVLEAYRDLGMLELHHEPTQDYEQGRWVTRMARRAAEAHGADWVINCDADEFFWPDGAATVERGALASAFAEVEPQAGLLPVRPDNLVADPDATGPWLDRLILRDTTSLADLGHGDPAKVCHRGDPEVTVDQGNHGASGPNLGPKAQHRPLSLLHVPDRGYEQYCRKIINGGSSYNTNQRLSPYAGFHWRQDYAAFQAGRLAEIYAGRQRDRATVDADLATGLLVSDTRLRDRLTALMDTALIPQALDAVLRGDSIAAIAD, encoded by the coding sequence ATGACCCTATTGGTACGCGACGAGGTCGACGTGGTCGCGGCGACGATCGAGCACCACTTCGATGCGGGTGTCGATCTGATCGTGGCCACCGACAACGGTTCCGTGGACGGCACGGTGGAGGTGCTGGAGGCGTATCGCGACCTCGGGATGCTCGAACTGCACCACGAACCGACCCAGGACTATGAACAGGGCCGCTGGGTGACCAGGATGGCCCGCCGGGCCGCCGAGGCCCACGGCGCCGACTGGGTGATCAACTGCGATGCCGACGAGTTCTTCTGGCCGGACGGCGCCGCCACGGTGGAACGCGGTGCGCTGGCCTCGGCCTTCGCCGAGGTGGAACCACAGGCAGGCCTGCTGCCGGTGCGGCCGGACAACCTCGTCGCCGATCCGGATGCCACCGGTCCGTGGCTCGACCGGCTCATCCTGCGGGACACCACCTCACTGGCCGATCTCGGGCACGGGGACCCGGCCAAGGTCTGCCACCGGGGTGATCCCGAGGTGACGGTGGACCAGGGCAACCACGGGGCCTCCGGGCCGAACCTGGGGCCGAAGGCGCAACACCGGCCGCTGTCGCTGTTGCATGTTCCCGACCGGGGTTACGAGCAGTACTGCCGCAAGATCATCAATGGTGGCTCGTCCTACAACACGAACCAGCGGCTGAGCCCCTATGCGGGTTTCCACTGGCGGCAGGACTACGCAGCCTTCCAGGCCGGGCGGCTGGCCGAGATCTACGCCGGGCGGCAGCGCGACCGGGCCACCGTGGACGCCGACCTGGCGACGGGGCTGTTGGTCTCGGACACTCGCCTGCGTGACCGGCTCACCGCGCTGATGGACACCGCCTTGATCCCACAGGCCCTCGATGCGGTACTGCGTGGTGACTCGATCGCCGCAATAGCGGACTGA